The following are from one region of the Segatella oris genome:
- the dnaK gene encoding molecular chaperone DnaK — protein MGKIIGIDLGTTNSCVAVFEGNEPVVIANSEGKRTTPSVIGFVKDGERKVGDPAKRQAITNPQNTVYSIKRFMGETYEQSRKEAEAMPYKVVNEGGYPRVEIEGRKYTPQEISAMVLQKMKKTAEDYLGQEVTDAVITVPAYFSDSQRQATKEAGEIAGLKVQRIVNEPTAAALAYGVDKANKDMKIAVFDLGGGTFDISILEFGGGVFEVLSTNGDTHLGGDDFDQVIINWLADGFKADEGIDLRKDPMAMQRLKEAAEKAKIELSSSTSTEINLPYISAEGGVPKHLVKTLTRAQFEQLAHDLIQACLVPCQNAVRDANLQTSDIDEVILVGGSSRIPAVQTLVKNYFGKEPSKGVNPDEVVAVGAAIQGAILNKESGVGDIVLLDVTPLTLGIETMGGVMTKLIEANTTIPCKKSETFSTAVDNQTAVTIHVLQGERPMAAQNKSIGQFNLEGIAPARRGVPQIEVTFDIDANGILNVSAKDKATGKEQKIRIEASSGLSQEEIDRMKAEAEQNAAADKAEREKIDKLNQADSMIFTTENFLKDNADKIPADKKAPIETALQQLKDAHKAADVAAIDTATSALNAAVQAASAQMYQGGAQPGADAQGAQGGQQAQDNASNSADDIQDADFEEVK, from the coding sequence ATGGGAAAGATTATTGGAATCGATTTAGGAACTACAAACAGTTGTGTTGCCGTATTTGAAGGCAACGAACCTGTTGTGATTGCAAACAGTGAAGGTAAGCGTACAACGCCTTCTGTGATTGGTTTTGTAAAAGATGGCGAGCGTAAGGTGGGTGACCCTGCTAAGCGTCAGGCTATCACAAACCCACAAAACACAGTTTATTCAATCAAGCGTTTCATGGGTGAGACCTATGAACAGAGCCGTAAAGAGGCAGAAGCTATGCCTTATAAGGTTGTTAACGAGGGTGGTTATCCACGCGTAGAAATTGAAGGTCGCAAATATACACCACAGGAAATCTCTGCTATGGTGCTTCAAAAAATGAAGAAAACTGCAGAAGACTATCTTGGTCAGGAAGTGACAGATGCTGTCATAACCGTGCCTGCATACTTCTCTGATTCACAGCGTCAGGCAACCAAAGAGGCAGGAGAAATCGCCGGACTGAAAGTTCAGCGTATTGTCAATGAGCCTACAGCTGCAGCTTTGGCTTATGGTGTTGACAAGGCTAATAAAGATATGAAGATTGCCGTATTCGACCTTGGTGGCGGTACATTTGATATCTCTATTCTTGAGTTTGGCGGTGGTGTGTTTGAGGTTTTGTCTACCAATGGTGATACACATCTTGGCGGTGATGACTTCGACCAAGTAATTATCAACTGGCTGGCTGACGGCTTTAAGGCTGATGAAGGCATCGACTTGAGAAAGGATCCAATGGCTATGCAGCGTTTGAAAGAGGCTGCAGAAAAGGCCAAGATTGAATTGTCAAGTTCTACTTCAACAGAAATCAATCTGCCATACATCTCTGCTGAGGGCGGTGTTCCAAAGCATTTGGTTAAGACTTTGACCCGTGCACAGTTTGAACAGTTGGCACATGATCTCATCCAAGCATGTTTGGTTCCTTGCCAGAATGCCGTTCGCGATGCTAACTTGCAGACTTCAGATATCGACGAAGTAATCCTTGTTGGTGGTTCAAGCCGTATTCCTGCAGTGCAGACATTGGTGAAGAACTACTTTGGTAAAGAACCTTCTAAGGGGGTAAATCCTGATGAAGTAGTAGCTGTTGGCGCTGCCATTCAGGGTGCAATCCTTAATAAAGAGAGTGGTGTTGGCGACATTGTACTGCTTGATGTCACTCCGTTGACCCTCGGTATTGAGACTATGGGCGGCGTCATGACAAAGTTGATTGAAGCCAATACAACCATTCCTTGCAAGAAGAGTGAAACATTCTCTACTGCTGTTGACAATCAGACAGCTGTTACTATCCACGTACTGCAAGGTGAACGCCCAATGGCTGCGCAGAACAAGAGCATTGGTCAGTTCAATCTTGAGGGTATAGCTCCGGCACGCCGTGGTGTTCCACAGATTGAAGTTACTTTCGATATTGATGCCAACGGTATCTTGAATGTGAGCGCAAAGGATAAGGCTACCGGTAAGGAACAGAAGATTCGCATCGAAGCTTCAAGTGGTTTGAGTCAGGAAGAAATCGACAGAATGAAAGCTGAGGCAGAACAGAATGCAGCTGCAGACAAGGCTGAACGCGAAAAGATTGATAAGCTGAACCAAGCTGACTCAATGATTTTCACCACCGAAAACTTCTTGAAAGACAATGCAGACAAAATTCCTGCAGACAAGAAAGCGCCTATTGAGACTGCTCTCCAGCAACTGAAAGATGCCCACAAGGCAGCTGATGTTGCCGCCATTGACACGGCAACATCAGCCCTCAACGCTGCGGTTCAGGCTGCCAGTGCACAGATGTATCAAGGTGGTGCACAGCCCGGTGCTGATGCACAAGGTGCTCAAGGTGGTCAACAAGCACAAGATAATGCCAGCAACTCCGCCGATGATATCCAAGATGCAGACTTTGAGGAGGTGAAGTAA
- a CDS encoding glycine--tRNA ligase has protein sequence MAQEDVFKKIVSHCKEYGFVFPSSEIYDGLAAVYDYGQNGVELKNNIKEYWWKSMVLLHSNIVGIDASIFMHPTVWKASGHVDAFNDPLIDNRDSKKRYRADVLIEDQMAKYDEKIEKEVAKAAKKFGDSFEEGKFRETNPRVLEYQKKRDALHERYTEAMQGPDLEALKQIILDEGIVDPISGTKNWTDVRQFNLMFSTEVGSLSDQTNRIYLRPETAQGIFVNYLNVQKTGRMKLPFGICQIGKAFRNEIVARQFVFRMREFEQMEMQFFCQPGTEMKWFEYWKKHRMAWHQALGMGKENYRFHDHEKLAHYANAATDIEFHMPFGFKEVEGIHSRTDFDLSQHEKFSGRSIKYFDPEKNESYTPYDVETSIGVDRMFLSVLCHSYTEEKLENGETRIVLRLPEALAPVKCAVFPLDKKDGLPELAQQIVDDLKFHFNTHYGDPKDSIGKRYRRQDAVGTPFCVTVDHDTPKDHKVTLRYRDTMKQERVDINALRGIMEDRVSITNLLKKLNIEE, from the coding sequence GGCACAAGAAGATGTTTTCAAGAAGATTGTAAGCCATTGCAAGGAATATGGCTTTGTCTTCCCAAGCAGTGAAATTTACGACGGACTCGCAGCTGTTTATGACTATGGGCAGAACGGTGTTGAGTTAAAAAACAATATTAAGGAGTACTGGTGGAAAAGCATGGTGCTGCTCCACAGCAATATCGTTGGCATTGATGCCAGCATCTTTATGCACCCCACTGTATGGAAAGCAAGCGGCCATGTCGATGCTTTCAACGATCCATTGATTGACAATCGCGACTCAAAGAAACGCTATCGTGCTGATGTCCTCATTGAGGATCAAATGGCAAAGTACGATGAAAAGATTGAAAAAGAAGTTGCCAAGGCTGCCAAGAAGTTTGGAGACAGTTTTGAAGAGGGTAAGTTCCGCGAGACCAATCCACGCGTATTGGAGTACCAGAAAAAGCGTGATGCACTGCATGAACGTTACACCGAGGCCATGCAAGGCCCTGATTTGGAGGCCTTGAAACAGATAATTCTCGACGAAGGCATCGTTGATCCCATCAGTGGTACAAAGAATTGGACTGATGTTCGCCAATTCAACCTGATGTTTTCTACCGAAGTTGGCTCGCTCAGTGACCAAACCAACCGAATTTATCTGCGTCCTGAAACAGCACAAGGCATCTTCGTAAACTACCTCAACGTACAGAAAACAGGCCGCATGAAGCTGCCTTTCGGCATCTGTCAGATAGGCAAAGCATTCCGTAATGAGATAGTAGCCCGCCAGTTTGTATTCCGTATGAGAGAGTTCGAACAAATGGAAATGCAGTTCTTCTGCCAGCCGGGAACCGAGATGAAATGGTTCGAATACTGGAAGAAACACCGTATGGCTTGGCATCAGGCATTAGGTATGGGCAAAGAAAACTATCGTTTCCATGACCACGAAAAATTAGCACATTATGCCAACGCTGCCACCGACATAGAATTTCACATGCCGTTTGGTTTCAAGGAAGTTGAGGGCATACACTCCCGCACCGACTTTGATCTTAGCCAGCATGAGAAATTCAGTGGCCGCTCAATTAAATACTTCGACCCGGAAAAGAACGAAAGCTATACGCCGTATGATGTAGAGACTTCCATCGGCGTTGACCGCATGTTCCTTTCTGTTCTGTGCCACAGCTACACCGAAGAAAAGCTCGAAAACGGAGAAACACGCATCGTCTTGAGGCTTCCTGAGGCTTTGGCACCAGTGAAATGTGCCGTATTCCCATTAGACAAGAAAGACGGATTACCCGAATTGGCACAACAGATTGTCGATGATTTGAAGTTCCATTTCAACACACACTATGGCGATCCGAAAGACTCTATCGGTAAACGTTACCGTCGTCAGGATGCAGTTGGTACTCCATTCTGCGTTACTGTTGACCACGATACGCCTAAAGATCACAAGGTTACACTGCGTTATCGCGACACAATGAAACAGGAACGCGTTGATATCAATGCGTTGCGTGGCATTATGGAAGACCGCGTAAGCATCACCAACTTACTGAAAAAACTCAATATAGAAGAATGA
- a CDS encoding helix-turn-helix domain-containing protein has product MASAKFQIERKCEICGKSFIAKTLTSKYCSKNCSQAAYKQRKKEEQLDALKREKAARVPKNQPYLSIADATALFDIGRDSLYRLIRNKQVRSYNLGLRMIRICKADLQERFNLRPYDERRKDKQSEVKTYRLEPEDCYTIGEIAKKFGIHDSTVYLHIRKYSIPTRQIGNYVYAPKSEIDNLYKH; this is encoded by the coding sequence ATGGCGAGTGCAAAATTTCAAATAGAGCGGAAATGCGAAATTTGTGGTAAATCTTTTATTGCAAAGACGCTAACCTCCAAATACTGCTCTAAGAACTGTTCTCAAGCAGCATATAAACAAAGGAAAAAGGAAGAACAGTTGGATGCATTGAAAAGAGAAAAGGCAGCGAGAGTTCCGAAGAACCAGCCTTATCTCTCAATAGCTGATGCAACTGCATTATTTGATATTGGACGAGATTCCCTTTATCGCCTAATCAGGAATAAGCAAGTTCGTTCTTATAACCTTGGGCTAAGGATGATACGTATTTGCAAAGCTGATTTACAAGAACGCTTTAATCTACGTCCTTACGATGAAAGAAGGAAAGATAAACAATCGGAGGTGAAAACCTATCGGCTTGAGCCTGAAGATTGCTATACGATTGGGGAAATAGCCAAGAAGTTTGGCATCCATGATAGTACTGTTTATCTGCATATTCGCAAATATTCTATTCCAACAAGGCAAATTGGTAATTACGTCTATGCCCCGAAATCAGAGATAGACAATTTGTATAAACACTGA
- a CDS encoding FxLYD domain-containing protein: protein MKKTLLIFVGLLLSATSFALGKDSADAVIMLDYEQAWNDDTGRLSLRNNTNEPIEDLSFQITYIDMQGRTIGTENFNKDIYISPGETKTVDIPAFNADEHYSYYKSVAKKDSANIFIIRFDLTDYNEQGRLAAGGKSLQNNDKTSAVYHSDESLFKRLGPIAWLMLFVVLVGIELAFYIIVAIMAKQRNRNPIVWIVLSMFASPFLIAIILLIIGKAYTPDEDINHRR, encoded by the coding sequence ATGAAGAAAACACTATTGATTTTCGTTGGATTACTGCTGTCAGCAACATCGTTTGCATTAGGCAAAGACAGTGCAGATGCCGTTATCATGCTCGATTATGAACAGGCATGGAATGACGACACGGGCAGACTTTCACTGAGAAACAACACCAATGAACCCATTGAAGACCTCTCCTTCCAAATCACCTACATAGACATGCAAGGCCGAACCATAGGTACGGAGAACTTCAATAAAGACATATATATTTCGCCGGGAGAGACAAAGACGGTCGACATCCCAGCCTTCAATGCTGACGAACACTATTCCTATTATAAGTCTGTAGCAAAGAAAGACTCTGCGAATATCTTCATCATAAGGTTTGACCTGACGGACTATAACGAGCAAGGCAGGTTGGCAGCAGGGGGAAAGAGCCTGCAAAACAATGACAAGACATCTGCAGTTTACCACTCAGATGAAAGTCTTTTTAAACGATTAGGCCCTATTGCATGGCTTATGTTGTTTGTCGTTTTAGTGGGAATAGAGCTTGCTTTCTACATCATTGTAGCTATTATGGCCAAGCAACGCAATCGAAATCCAATCGTTTGGATAGTCCTAAGCATGTTCGCAAGCCCATTCCTTATAGCGATAATCCTGTTGATTATAGGCAAAGCCTACACCCCAGACGAAGATATCAACCACAGAAGATAA
- a CDS encoding FKBP-type peptidyl-prolyl cis-trans isomerase, whose translation MKKDILYILMLMMTAVGLSSCNEDNNTPDEYPDWKARNEEYFNKIYKEAVSDAKTNPNVKVIRNWSLPETHNKPEDFIVVKVLKKGTGTQLPLYTDTAYIHYQGRLIPSTSYPKGMIFDQTWITEEFNPNTNTPKKFAVSGVVSGFTTALQYMRAGDRWMIYIPYQLGYGAKNNNKIPAYSTLVFDVTLAGSYHAGRTSKETKAKAHDIQYLNQN comes from the coding sequence ATGAAAAAAGACATATTATATATCCTCATGCTCATGATGACAGCCGTAGGACTGTCGTCATGCAACGAAGATAATAACACTCCGGATGAATATCCTGACTGGAAAGCTCGCAATGAAGAATACTTCAACAAGATTTATAAAGAGGCTGTTTCTGATGCTAAAACCAACCCAAATGTAAAGGTCATACGCAATTGGTCATTGCCGGAAACGCACAACAAACCAGAGGATTTCATCGTTGTGAAAGTATTGAAAAAAGGAACAGGAACACAGTTGCCATTATATACAGATACTGCCTATATACATTATCAAGGCCGACTTATACCCTCTACAAGCTATCCAAAAGGGATGATATTCGACCAAACCTGGATAACTGAAGAGTTTAATCCAAACACAAACACGCCCAAGAAGTTTGCTGTAAGCGGTGTAGTTTCAGGCTTTACAACCGCTTTACAGTATATGCGTGCAGGCGACAGATGGATGATTTACATACCTTATCAATTAGGTTATGGGGCCAAAAACAATAATAAGATCCCTGCCTACTCGACCTTAGTGTTTGATGTAACCCTTGCCGGAAGCTATCATGCAGGGCGAACCTCAAAAGAAACTAAGGCTAAAGCCCATGATATACAGTATCTAAATCAAAACTGA
- a CDS encoding MATE family efflux transporter produces the protein MLGNKRSEVLLANIRNGQPMSQREKLRLIVNLSIPSILAQITTVMMFFIDAGMVGHLGAEASASIGLVESTTWLMGSVMTAASTGFSVQVAHFIGANDFFRARQVFRHALICGLLFSMLIAVIGIAIHNPLPLWLGGGSDIAGDSSRYFLVFSMTMPFILLFHLSNAMIKCSGNMQLPSVMSVLLCILDVIFNYVFIYLLHMGVVGAAIGTSMAYICTSLPTVWLATCRNKILALKLDTVPFHWVWNYVTKAIRISLPMAVQSVLMSGAQIVSTLIVAPLGNIAIASNSFAITAESLCYMPGYGIGDAATTLVGQTYGAGRKELCKSFARMTVALGMIVMAFMGLVMYIFAPEMIGLLSPVEAIRSLGTTVLRIEAFAEPFFAASIVVYSICVGAGDTLRPAIINLVSMWCVRLTLAAWLARDYGLKGVWTAMAIELTFRGSMFLYRLFRGNWLKGIQEKAVAGVE, from the coding sequence ATGTTAGGTAACAAGAGAAGTGAAGTCCTGTTGGCAAATATCCGCAATGGGCAACCCATGTCACAGCGAGAGAAGCTCAGATTGATTGTAAATCTGAGCATTCCGTCGATATTAGCACAGATAACCACCGTCATGATGTTCTTCATTGATGCCGGTATGGTAGGCCATTTAGGTGCAGAAGCCTCGGCAAGTATAGGCCTTGTAGAGTCTACAACGTGGTTGATGGGCAGCGTGATGACAGCGGCTTCAACCGGCTTTTCGGTTCAAGTGGCCCACTTTATCGGTGCCAACGACTTCTTCCGTGCACGTCAGGTCTTCCGCCATGCACTCATCTGTGGTCTCCTGTTCAGTATGCTTATCGCCGTCATAGGCATAGCAATTCACAATCCACTTCCACTATGGTTAGGGGGCGGATCAGACATTGCTGGCGACTCTTCCCGCTACTTCTTAGTCTTTTCAATGACGATGCCTTTCATTTTATTGTTTCATCTTTCGAATGCAATGATCAAGTGTTCCGGCAACATGCAGTTACCCAGTGTGATGAGTGTTTTGTTGTGCATATTGGACGTCATTTTCAACTATGTTTTCATCTATCTGCTCCATATGGGCGTGGTTGGTGCAGCAATCGGCACCTCAATGGCCTATATCTGCACCTCGCTTCCGACAGTATGGTTAGCGACATGCCGTAACAAAATACTGGCTCTGAAGCTTGATACGGTTCCGTTTCACTGGGTTTGGAACTATGTAACGAAAGCCATCCGAATCAGCCTCCCCATGGCTGTTCAGTCTGTATTGATGAGCGGAGCACAGATTGTGAGCACGCTGATTGTGGCCCCATTAGGCAACATTGCCATTGCTTCCAACTCTTTTGCAATCACGGCAGAGAGCCTATGTTATATGCCGGGATACGGTATCGGAGATGCTGCGACGACGCTCGTTGGCCAGACATATGGTGCAGGAAGAAAGGAACTTTGCAAGAGTTTTGCCCGCATGACCGTAGCCTTGGGCATGATTGTCATGGCTTTCATGGGCTTGGTGATGTATATATTTGCACCCGAAATGATTGGTCTTCTGAGTCCGGTAGAAGCTATCCGCAGCCTTGGCACTACTGTTTTGCGCATCGAAGCCTTTGCCGAACCGTTCTTTGCTGCGTCAATCGTGGTCTACAGCATATGTGTAGGAGCTGGCGACACACTGCGTCCGGCCATTATAAACCTTGTTTCTATGTGGTGCGTCCGACTTACGCTTGCAGCCTGGCTTGCCCGAGATTATGGACTGAAAGGCGTCTGGACAGCCATGGCAATAGAACTGACTTTCCGTGGAAGTATGTTTCTTTACCGCCTTTTCCGTGGCAATTGGTTGAAAGGAATACAAGAGAAAGCTGTGGCAGGAGTTGAATAA